One stretch of Maridesulfovibrio ferrireducens DNA includes these proteins:
- the hcp gene encoding hydroxylamine reductase — protein MFCNQCEQTAKGTGCTVKGVCGKTDETSAIQDLLIHVLAELGTVAVAAREEGIEIPSAVNLLTAEAVFSTLTNVNFDDERFIPIVKNVAAARDELAGKLKGGCSCGGVTKVGATAAELSKQGEAFSVNSFDENPDLRSLKQILIYGLKGVAAYVDHAAILGQQDPAVYAFLHEALAASLKPLGMEELVGLCMKCGEVNLRAMELLDAGNTGTYGHPVPTEVPLGAKAGKAILVSGHDLKDLRAILEQTEGTGINVYTHGEMLPCHGYPELKKFSHFYGHYGTAWQNQLKEFAEFPGSILMTTNCIQKPSEKYIGDIYTTGLVGWPGVTHVLNGDFSEVIAKAKELPGFPADTDKGTVLCGFARNAVLGVADKVIDAVKAGDIRHFFLVGGCDGAKPGRNYYTEFVEKAPEDTIILTLACGKFRFFDKKLGDIGGIPRLLDIGQCNDAYSAVQIAVALAGAFECGVNELPLSFILSWYEQKAVSILLTLLHLGIKDIRIGPSLPAFITPNVLNFLVENFNIMPISTPDEDLKAILG, from the coding sequence ATGTTTTGCAATCAGTGTGAACAGACAGCCAAAGGCACAGGATGCACCGTTAAAGGTGTATGCGGAAAAACTGATGAAACTTCTGCAATTCAGGATCTTTTGATTCATGTTCTTGCAGAGCTTGGAACCGTAGCAGTTGCCGCTCGCGAAGAAGGTATTGAAATTCCTTCAGCTGTGAACCTCCTTACTGCCGAAGCCGTTTTTTCAACTCTTACTAATGTAAACTTTGATGACGAAAGATTTATTCCTATCGTTAAGAATGTTGCAGCAGCAAGAGACGAACTGGCAGGCAAGCTCAAGGGCGGATGTTCTTGCGGCGGAGTTACTAAAGTCGGTGCTACTGCTGCTGAACTCAGCAAGCAGGGCGAAGCTTTCTCTGTAAATTCATTTGATGAAAATCCAGATCTGCGTTCACTAAAGCAGATTCTTATATACGGTCTTAAAGGCGTCGCAGCATACGTTGATCACGCTGCCATTCTCGGTCAGCAGGATCCGGCTGTATACGCATTCCTTCACGAAGCTCTTGCTGCTTCCCTTAAGCCTCTCGGCATGGAAGAGCTTGTCGGTCTCTGTATGAAGTGCGGTGAAGTCAACCTTAGAGCAATGGAACTTCTGGATGCCGGTAACACCGGAACTTATGGTCATCCGGTTCCTACTGAAGTGCCTCTCGGCGCAAAAGCTGGAAAGGCGATCCTTGTTTCAGGTCACGATCTGAAAGATCTTCGCGCTATTCTTGAGCAGACTGAAGGCACAGGAATCAACGTTTACACCCATGGTGAAATGCTTCCTTGTCACGGATACCCTGAGCTTAAGAAGTTCAGCCATTTTTACGGTCACTACGGAACCGCATGGCAGAATCAGTTGAAAGAATTTGCTGAATTCCCGGGTTCAATCCTTATGACAACTAACTGCATCCAGAAACCTTCTGAAAAGTACATTGGTGATATTTACACCACTGGTCTTGTCGGATGGCCTGGAGTGACTCATGTTCTTAACGGTGACTTCAGTGAAGTTATTGCTAAGGCAAAAGAACTTCCCGGTTTCCCTGCTGATACCGATAAAGGAACTGTCCTTTGCGGATTCGCAAGAAACGCAGTTCTCGGCGTAGCTGACAAAGTTATCGACGCTGTTAAAGCTGGCGATATCCGCCACTTCTTCCTCGTCGGTGGCTGTGACGGTGCTAAACCAGGTCGTAACTACTACACTGAGTTCGTTGAAAAAGCTCCTGAAGATACTATTATCCTTACCCTTGCTTGCGGTAAATTCCGTTTCTTCGACAAAAAACTCGGCGATATCGGTGGAATTCCTCGCTTGCTTGATATCGGACAGTGTAATGATGCTTATTCCGCAGTTCAGATTGCGGTCGCTCTTGCCGGCGCATTCGAATGCGGCGTGAACGAGCTTCCATTATCCTTTATCCTTTCATGGTACGAGCAGAAAGCTGTCTCCATTCTTTTGACCTTGCTCCACCTCGGAATCAAGGACATCCGCATCGGGCCTAGTCTTCCTGCTTTCATCACACCGAACGTGCTGAACTTCCTTGTTGAGAATTTCAACATTATGCCTATCAGCACTCCTGATGAAGATCTCAAGGCTATTCTCGGCTAG
- a CDS encoding ferredoxin, whose product MSRTVAIDIDACIGCEACAEEFPEVFTMGPADLPQVYNPEDVDEAKVEEIMDLCPANCIIWEDD is encoded by the coding sequence ATGAGTCGTACCGTAGCTATTGATATTGATGCGTGTATTGGCTGCGAAGCTTGTGCGGAAGAGTTTCCAGAAGTTTTTACCATGGGGCCTGCCGATTTACCTCAGGTGTATAACCCAGAGGATGTTGATGAAGCAAAGGTTGAAGAGATTATGGATTTGTGTCCTGCGAACTGCATAATTTGGGAAGATGATTAA
- a CDS encoding 4Fe-4S binding protein: MGIILITISYLLLAAHSVRGGDMGLAVSFVGCLILTMTKERWTGLLTTVVLGGGAFLWLVKGSDLINMRIGLGVDWIRLAAIMGAVFAVTLFSAAFPVTLAGRKWFHRDSDKMWYKTALFLITALLLETVRSKAPFPVLLVDRFFPGWGRAEIFILSAYAAWIGGKMFLPDGAKKIRPRIWAFFSIVFFLQLMLGLAGFDQFLMTGNLHLPIPALIVAGPVFRGSGFFMPILFTVSVLLVGPAWCSHLCYIGAWDDQSSRVSGKRPAANFPHALIWMRLILLIFVVAIAWGLNVLGISGSIAVLVAAGFGLIGIFVMLIFSRKIGMMVHCTAFCPMGIIANLLGRLSPWRMKISSDCNQCGKCSKVCRYGALRKEDLESGHPGLSCTLCGDCVSSCSSGCMGYKLPFVSSNLSRKIFLVLVISLHSLFLGVARM, from the coding sequence TTGGGCATTATTCTGATAACTATCTCATATTTATTACTTGCGGCCCATAGCGTGCGTGGCGGCGATATGGGGCTTGCGGTGTCCTTTGTGGGATGTTTGATACTCACTATGACCAAGGAACGCTGGACGGGCCTTCTTACGACTGTCGTTCTTGGTGGTGGAGCTTTTCTATGGCTTGTTAAAGGATCTGATCTTATCAATATGCGTATAGGTCTTGGCGTAGATTGGATACGTCTTGCCGCGATTATGGGAGCTGTCTTTGCTGTTACACTTTTTTCCGCGGCTTTTCCTGTAACCCTTGCGGGAAGAAAATGGTTCCATCGCGATTCTGATAAAATGTGGTATAAAACCGCTCTTTTCCTGATTACCGCTTTGTTACTGGAAACGGTTCGCAGCAAGGCTCCTTTCCCTGTTTTATTAGTGGACAGATTTTTTCCGGGATGGGGCAGAGCCGAGATTTTCATTTTATCTGCCTATGCGGCGTGGATAGGCGGAAAAATGTTTTTGCCGGATGGAGCGAAGAAGATCCGTCCACGGATATGGGCTTTTTTTTCAATTGTGTTCTTCCTTCAGCTGATGCTGGGACTTGCCGGATTCGATCAATTTTTGATGACGGGCAATCTGCATCTTCCGATTCCGGCTCTCATTGTTGCCGGTCCAGTATTTCGAGGAAGCGGTTTTTTTATGCCGATTCTTTTCACGGTATCAGTCCTTCTTGTCGGTCCTGCTTGGTGCAGTCATCTTTGTTATATCGGGGCTTGGGACGATCAAAGCAGTCGCGTCAGCGGTAAACGTCCGGCGGCCAATTTCCCTCATGCTCTTATATGGATGCGTTTGATTCTATTAATTTTTGTGGTGGCCATTGCCTGGGGTCTTAATGTTCTAGGTATTTCGGGTTCTATCGCTGTTTTAGTGGCGGCAGGATTCGGTTTAATTGGAATTTTTGTGATGCTTATTTTTTCCCGCAAGATCGGGATGATGGTACATTGTACAGCTTTTTGCCCCATGGGAATCATTGCAAACCTTCTAGGCAGGCTGTCACCTTGGAGAATGAAAATTTCATCAGATTGTAATCAATGTGGTAAGTGCAGTAAGGTTTGCAGATACGGAGCGTTACGCAAAGAGGATCTTGAATCCGGTCATCCGGGGCTTTCCTGCACCCTTTGCGGAGACTGCGTTTCTTCATGTTCCAGCGGTTGCATGGGATATAAACTTCCATTCGTTTCTTCCAATTTATCCCGCAAAATTTTCCTTGTTTTAGTTATTTCTTTGCATAGTTTATTTCTTGGTGTTGCAAGAATGTAA
- a CDS encoding 4Fe-4S binding protein has product MEKSAIINICRGIKGGECRFALFVEESFADRIEKTVIESGWPEFLKTQFGDDISRHKVFSVNAGACPNGCSRPHISDIGLIRACVPVIDHEGCIGCGECVTNCPDDAMQFIDGKVIITREKCLDCGFCARACPVEVISCSRKGWRVVAGGRLGRHPRLGSELPGIYSSAEVLLIISRSLKLWMENYETGKRFGQIMDKVGYDKLLQD; this is encoded by the coding sequence ATGGAGAAATCCGCAATCATAAATATTTGCCGAGGCATCAAAGGCGGAGAATGCCGCTTTGCTCTTTTCGTTGAAGAGAGTTTTGCTGATAGAATTGAGAAAACCGTAATAGAGTCCGGCTGGCCGGAATTTCTTAAAACGCAGTTTGGAGATGATATCTCGCGTCATAAGGTTTTCAGCGTTAATGCCGGAGCTTGTCCGAATGGTTGTTCACGTCCGCATATTTCCGACATCGGACTTATCCGCGCATGTGTTCCGGTTATTGATCATGAAGGATGTATCGGTTGCGGTGAATGTGTGACGAATTGTCCGGACGATGCAATGCAATTTATCGACGGCAAAGTTATTATTACTCGCGAAAAATGTCTGGATTGTGGTTTTTGTGCACGCGCCTGTCCGGTTGAGGTAATTTCATGTTCCAGAAAGGGCTGGCGAGTTGTTGCCGGTGGTCGCCTTGGTCGGCATCCACGTTTAGGATCTGAATTGCCGGGAATTTACAGTAGTGCCGAAGTGCTTCTTATAATTTCTAGGAGTCTTAAACTCTGGATGGAAAATTATGAAACGGGCAAACGATTCGGGCAGATTATGGATAAGGTCGGATATGATAAATTGTTACAGGATTAG
- a CDS encoding Crp/Fnr family transcriptional regulator produces the protein MKNTHNLGQINLFAGLSESQLEKLDSIAIPRKLVRGEQIFLMGQEASGFYSVEDGRIKIYRESLSGKEQIIHIFGCGEIFGEVPVFQGTSYPASAVTLEDSTVLYFSRERFEKIIKEDPSLAMSMLALLSGRLRQMVNQVAALSLEEVPGRLASYLLLLKNTQKSNILELDLQKGQIAAYLGTIQETLSRIFKKMSEQGLIKVDKKTVEIIDEASLELIASGEEQL, from the coding sequence ATGAAAAATACACATAATCTTGGTCAAATCAATCTGTTTGCAGGCCTTTCCGAAAGCCAGTTAGAAAAACTGGACAGCATAGCCATCCCTCGAAAACTCGTTCGCGGTGAACAAATCTTTTTAATGGGACAAGAAGCCAGCGGCTTTTATAGTGTCGAAGATGGTAGAATTAAAATTTACCGGGAATCACTTTCGGGCAAGGAACAGATCATACATATTTTCGGCTGTGGTGAAATTTTCGGCGAAGTTCCGGTTTTTCAAGGAACAAGCTATCCTGCAAGCGCAGTAACTCTTGAAGATTCTACAGTTCTATATTTTTCACGTGAGAGATTTGAAAAGATAATAAAAGAAGACCCCAGCCTTGCAATGAGTATGCTGGCCCTTCTTTCAGGCAGGTTGAGACAAATGGTCAATCAAGTAGCCGCGCTTAGTCTGGAAGAAGTTCCCGGCAGGCTGGCAAGCTACCTGCTGTTGCTGAAAAACACCCAGAAATCTAACATTTTGGAACTGGATCTGCAAAAAGGACAGATAGCCGCATACCTAGGTACAATACAAGAAACCCTGTCACGCATTTTTAAAAAAATGAGCGAGCAGGGATTAATCAAAGTCGACAAAAAAACTGTCGAAATTATAGATGAAGCTTCTTTGGAACTTATTGCGAGCGGTGAGGAGCAGCTTTAG
- a CDS encoding chemotaxis protein produces the protein MSSKILLKSGTNEVEILELYLDEGRGDKRKRWSFGLNVAKVKKIVKEVDLKNFSGRKDADIKKTTTGKIDSSNILVLGMFEFMGSVIPLIDLSGWLRMDRVRGENRMVLITEFNNVTSAFLVSGVNRIHRISWEELESLQGNMVKYAEGTIIGTVKLTDPDRILQVLDLEQALDDLSPANSDEALLDVAEVDEVFFKAVCADDSRSMRNLVTQALEKGGFSVDAFVNGKDLWDALLIFKEKAEQSGKPITDFIQLVVSDIEMPGMDGHAVTRRIKGDPILKDLTVFLFSSLITDELLHKGESVGADRQYSKPQIASLVAQAWEDANTMMESNR, from the coding sequence ATGTCAAGCAAGATCCTATTGAAGTCTGGAACTAACGAAGTAGAAATTCTTGAATTATATCTCGATGAAGGTCGTGGCGATAAACGAAAGCGTTGGTCCTTTGGGTTGAATGTCGCTAAAGTTAAGAAGATTGTTAAAGAAGTTGATTTAAAAAATTTTTCTGGCCGTAAAGACGCAGACATCAAAAAAACAACTACCGGTAAAATAGATTCAAGTAATATTCTTGTTCTGGGTATGTTTGAATTTATGGGTTCTGTTATCCCTCTTATCGATCTTAGCGGCTGGCTGAGAATGGATAGAGTGCGCGGTGAAAATCGTATGGTGCTTATCACTGAATTTAATAACGTAACCAGCGCTTTTCTGGTTTCAGGCGTTAACAGAATTCATCGTATAAGCTGGGAAGAGCTTGAATCCCTGCAAGGCAATATGGTCAAATATGCTGAAGGTACAATTATCGGAACAGTTAAGCTTACTGATCCAGATCGTATTCTTCAGGTTCTCGACCTTGAACAGGCTTTGGATGATTTAAGTCCAGCCAACAGCGACGAAGCTTTGCTTGACGTCGCGGAAGTTGATGAAGTCTTTTTTAAGGCAGTGTGCGCTGATGACTCCCGCTCTATGCGAAATCTGGTAACGCAGGCTTTGGAGAAAGGCGGATTCTCCGTGGACGCCTTTGTTAACGGGAAAGATCTGTGGGATGCTCTTTTGATATTTAAAGAAAAAGCTGAACAGTCCGGTAAACCTATTACCGATTTTATCCAGCTTGTTGTTTCAGATATTGAAATGCCGGGGATGGATGGTCATGCCGTGACACGCAGAATTAAGGGTGACCCTATTTTAAAAGATTTGACCGTATTTTTATTTTCATCTCTCATCACAGATGAGTTGCTGCATAAGGGCGAGTCTGTCGGCGCAGACAGGCAGTACTCTAAGCCTCAGATTGCGAGTCTTGTTGCACAGGCATGGGAAGACGCAAATACCATGATGGAGTCTAACCGCTGA
- a CDS encoding tetratricopeptide repeat-containing glycosyltransferase family protein — translation MSREDWLDSLPENGRKAFEEAVKMHSAKLYDDALNFYAMALSYSPDEPVILSNLGVLLRSQGKIRAAEECYRRALAVDPDSSGCWTNLGNVLRRLGQLKEAVYCHRKAFKLDRKFIDAYYNLGLVLQDMGKIDEAIQIFDFCLKSKPDDVRINWDRALALLSRGDFIQGFEAYEYRWYRNELNERHFKQPLWDGSPLNGRRIFLYSEQGFGDTLNFCRYVAEVAKGGGEVILECQKELVSLLKGLEGLEKIVSAGDRLPDFDVQAPLLSLPRIMKHDMDSIPSKCPYLVPPAGSGFPVHVPPGTKFKVGIVWAGKPTHKNDHNRSVDIENFLIFSRIPGVMLYSLQKGDEAAQREKSACGFLVRELASGCEDFGDTAKVLGQLDLVITVDTSVAHLSGALGIPVWVALPYNPDWRWMRKRADSPWYPSMTLFRQENPGDWGPVFKEMLASLVLKMSE, via the coding sequence ATGAGCAGGGAAGATTGGCTGGACTCTTTACCCGAAAACGGGCGCAAAGCTTTTGAAGAAGCTGTGAAAATGCACTCGGCTAAGCTTTATGATGATGCTCTGAATTTTTATGCAATGGCCCTTTCCTATTCACCGGATGAGCCGGTTATCTTATCAAATCTGGGAGTTCTTTTACGTAGTCAGGGTAAAATCAGGGCTGCCGAAGAATGTTATCGCAGAGCACTTGCTGTAGATCCTGATTCTTCTGGTTGCTGGACAAATCTCGGGAATGTTCTGCGCAGACTGGGGCAGTTGAAAGAGGCTGTATACTGTCACCGTAAGGCGTTTAAATTAGATAGAAAATTCATTGATGCTTACTACAATCTAGGGCTTGTTTTACAGGATATGGGTAAGATTGATGAAGCGATTCAAATATTTGATTTTTGTTTAAAATCAAAGCCGGATGATGTCAGAATAAATTGGGATAGAGCACTTGCCCTGCTTTCAAGAGGTGATTTTATTCAAGGTTTTGAGGCTTATGAATATAGATGGTATCGTAATGAGTTAAATGAGCGTCATTTTAAGCAGCCGTTGTGGGACGGTTCACCGCTTAATGGACGCAGGATATTTTTATATAGTGAGCAGGGATTCGGCGATACGCTTAATTTTTGCAGATACGTTGCCGAGGTTGCCAAGGGTGGTGGAGAGGTCATTCTTGAATGCCAGAAAGAGCTTGTATCTCTGCTGAAAGGGCTTGAAGGACTTGAAAAGATAGTAAGCGCCGGTGACAGGTTGCCTGATTTTGATGTTCAGGCTCCGTTGCTAAGTCTTCCACGGATTATGAAGCATGACATGGATAGTATTCCTTCGAAGTGTCCATATCTTGTCCCTCCTGCCGGGTCGGGTTTTCCTGTGCATGTGCCGCCGGGAACTAAGTTCAAGGTGGGGATTGTATGGGCTGGAAAACCGACTCACAAAAATGACCATAACCGTTCTGTTGATATAGAAAATTTTCTTATTTTTTCCAGAATTCCCGGTGTAATGCTTTATTCTCTGCAAAAGGGTGATGAAGCTGCTCAGAGGGAAAAATCAGCATGTGGCTTTCTCGTTCGTGAGCTTGCGTCGGGCTGTGAAGATTTTGGAGATACAGCTAAGGTTTTAGGACAGCTTGATCTTGTCATAACTGTTGATACGTCTGTTGCACATCTGTCGGGAGCTCTTGGAATTCCGGTATGGGTAGCGCTTCCTTATAATCCAGACTGGAGATGGATGCGTAAACGTGCAGATTCTCCATGGTATCCGTCCATGACTTTATTCAGGCAGGAAAATCCGGGTGATTGGGGACCTGTGTTTAAGGAAATGCTGGCGTCTTTGGTTCTCAAAATGAGCGAATAG
- a CDS encoding HlyD family type I secretion periplasmic adaptor subunit — MINNNAPQTSGEVQAASHFFLFICVLMCLGFFGWACLFQLDIVSQAEGEVIPSSRLKLVQHLEGGIVLKISAREGQSVSKGQELMELEATASDSSVEELDVRVKTLRVNIARLEAEDKGFDKPNYPKDIFENYPKLIERSLKLFQTRKERIKNDLQSEREKIIQREQDIKQIASRQRNAVISLRLLREQIAISSGLLDEGLTSRYKHLGFLKEESSLKSSIDEDVAKLAKARSALIQAQADINEITNSYYASVREEMQEDRRELEEFSQRIRKFQDNLKRTVIRSPVNGVIKTLYVMSAGEVVRAGSTIMDIVPAGDKLVIEARLPISDIGYVKDGQKAVVKLASRDAARFGNLDGKVINISPDADTTKRGAMYYRVRIETDKDSFEHDGNFYRLFPGIQVVAGIHIGTRTVLEYILEPFMGSMSYAMRER; from the coding sequence ATGATCAATAACAATGCACCGCAGACATCCGGTGAAGTTCAAGCCGCGAGTCATTTTTTTCTCTTTATTTGTGTTCTTATGTGTTTGGGGTTTTTCGGCTGGGCCTGTTTGTTTCAGCTTGATATAGTGAGTCAGGCGGAAGGTGAGGTTATTCCCAGTTCCCGCCTTAAGCTCGTTCAGCACCTTGAGGGTGGAATCGTATTAAAAATCAGCGCCCGTGAAGGTCAGTCTGTTTCAAAAGGACAGGAGTTGATGGAGCTTGAAGCTACAGCCAGTGATTCCAGTGTGGAAGAACTTGATGTGCGAGTGAAAACCCTGCGGGTTAATATTGCTAGGCTTGAAGCGGAAGATAAAGGTTTTGATAAACCTAATTATCCCAAAGACATTTTTGAGAATTACCCTAAACTTATAGAGCGCTCCCTTAAGCTTTTTCAGACTAGAAAAGAGCGGATTAAGAATGATCTGCAATCAGAAAGAGAAAAAATTATTCAGCGTGAACAAGACATAAAACAGATTGCTTCCCGCCAGCGAAACGCCGTGATCAGTCTTAGACTTTTGCGTGAGCAGATAGCTATAAGCAGCGGGTTACTAGATGAAGGGCTTACTTCCCGCTATAAACATTTAGGGTTTCTTAAAGAAGAATCTTCATTAAAAAGCTCAATCGATGAGGATGTAGCGAAGCTTGCGAAAGCTCGTTCTGCACTGATTCAGGCGCAGGCGGATATTAATGAAATTACCAATTCATACTATGCCTCTGTCAGAGAAGAAATGCAGGAAGATCGTCGTGAACTTGAAGAGTTTTCACAGCGCATTAGAAAATTTCAGGATAATTTAAAACGAACAGTTATAAGGTCTCCGGTAAATGGAGTTATTAAAACTTTATATGTTATGAGCGCCGGGGAGGTTGTCAGGGCGGGGTCGACAATTATGGATATAGTACCCGCCGGAGATAAACTCGTGATTGAAGCCCGCCTTCCTATAAGTGATATCGGATATGTAAAAGACGGACAGAAGGCGGTTGTTAAGCTTGCTTCCCGTGATGCCGCAAGATTCGGTAATCTTGATGGGAAAGTGATTAATATCAGTCCTGATGCGGATACAACTAAAAGAGGGGCTATGTATTACCGGGTCCGTATTGAAACTGATAAAGATAGTTTTGAGCACGACGGTAATTTTTACAGACTTTTCCCGGGGATTCAGGTTGTTGCCGGAATTCATATCGGAACACGCACTGTTCTGGAATACATTTTGGAACCGTTCATGGGATCGATGAGTTACGCCATGAGGGAGCGATGA
- a CDS encoding ATP-binding cassette domain-containing protein, giving the protein MRELLRRLSLVPFIAFEISLASFFINILSLASPIFVIQVLNRYVGYGFDGTLITLTSGMLIAGFLSHAFTVVRVRMASAVNVGPDRALADAVLTCLARAKMNTLGRIPPARIHELMNGIQVVQSGYDASVICSVLDMPFFLLFVGAVFFLSPAIAIITILAVLCTCLSGWLSMRRGKKLMDNMRNESVSHRGHLSNAIAGADTVRAFGGIGLLSKVLDSQVDKLQEIKRDMVQSGTRAQAVLQTLGMLLRVFVYAVGAREVVAGSLSMGGLIGASILSGKALSVSASFMKSRNMLDQASTMMISLREFMSQPLESSTGTVLQKYQGSIEIKDLGFAYPGSTGPLFERLSVDIKGGDIVVITGHNGSGKTTLVRLLLGLIDPGRGQILAGGVDLRQLAAPWWRSQVMYLPQEPRFLNATIKENICLNCPDIDDERVLRIVEASGLKRYLDTSVQGLEAQVINGGQELAVGIRRRLALARALAVQGAICILDEPTEGFDPEGLRIMDMVIQSLVKAKKTLIIVTQDVRLAERSDVLIDLSSKPVPTILYPAKDKKSQGCCTESGGESK; this is encoded by the coding sequence ATGAGAGAATTGCTTCGCAGACTGTCACTCGTTCCATTTATTGCGTTTGAGATTTCTCTCGCTTCATTTTTTATAAACATTCTTTCGCTTGCCTCACCTATTTTTGTCATACAGGTTCTTAACCGTTATGTCGGGTATGGCTTTGACGGAACTCTTATCACTCTCACTTCCGGAATGCTTATTGCCGGATTTTTAAGTCATGCCTTTACTGTCGTGCGCGTCCGCATGGCTTCTGCTGTGAATGTCGGTCCTGACAGAGCGCTTGCCGATGCTGTTTTAACATGCCTTGCCCGTGCGAAAATGAATACTCTGGGCCGCATTCCTCCTGCCCGTATTCATGAGCTTATGAACGGTATTCAGGTTGTCCAGTCCGGCTATGACGCCTCTGTTATATGTTCTGTTCTTGATATGCCGTTTTTCCTTCTTTTTGTGGGCGCCGTTTTTTTTCTCAGTCCCGCCATTGCAATCATTACTATACTGGCTGTTTTATGCACATGTCTTTCCGGCTGGCTCAGTATGCGTCGCGGAAAAAAGTTGATGGATAATATGCGGAATGAGTCCGTGTCTCATCGCGGGCATCTTTCCAATGCAATCGCCGGAGCAGATACGGTCAGAGCTTTCGGAGGAATTGGACTTCTTTCAAAAGTCTTGGACAGTCAGGTTGATAAACTTCAAGAGATTAAGCGTGATATGGTTCAGAGCGGAACAAGGGCGCAGGCCGTGTTGCAAACATTAGGTATGCTTCTTCGTGTTTTTGTTTATGCTGTGGGGGCGCGTGAAGTTGTTGCGGGTTCGCTCAGTATGGGGGGGCTTATCGGTGCATCGATCCTTTCTGGAAAAGCTCTTTCTGTTTCAGCTTCATTTATGAAGTCACGCAATATGCTTGATCAGGCTTCAACCATGATGATTTCTTTACGCGAGTTTATGAGTCAGCCGCTTGAATCTTCGACTGGAACCGTTCTGCAAAAATATCAGGGAAGCATTGAAATAAAAGATCTCGGTTTTGCTTATCCCGGTTCCACTGGACCGCTTTTCGAAAGACTTTCAGTTGATATCAAGGGTGGAGATATCGTCGTAATTACCGGGCATAACGGTTCCGGAAAAACTACTTTGGTTAGATTGCTACTGGGACTTATTGATCCCGGCAGGGGACAGATTCTTGCCGGAGGAGTTGATTTGCGTCAGCTTGCCGCCCCGTGGTGGAGAAGTCAGGTGATGTATCTTCCGCAGGAACCACGTTTTTTAAATGCTACAATTAAAGAAAATATTTGTTTGAATTGTCCTGATATCGACGATGAACGAGTTTTAAGGATTGTCGAAGCCTCAGGTCTGAAAAGATATCTTGATACCAGTGTGCAAGGTCTTGAAGCTCAGGTTATAAACGGCGGGCAGGAGCTTGCAGTGGGCATACGGCGCAGACTTGCTCTGGCCAGAGCTTTAGCTGTTCAAGGGGCTATATGTATTCTGGATGAGCCGACCGAAGGATTCGATCCAGAAGGTCTTCGGATCATGGATATGGTGATTCAATCTCTTGTAAAAGCTAAGAAAACTTTGATTATTGTAACTCAGGACGTGCGCCTTGCTGAACGGTCCGATGTTTTGATTGATCTGAGCAGTAAGCCTGTGCCGACAATTTTATATCCAGCGAAAGATAAGAAAAGTCAGGGGTGTTGTACCGAGAGCGGTGGAGAATCAAAATGA